A region of candidate division KSB1 bacterium DNA encodes the following proteins:
- a CDS encoding glycosyltransferase family 2 protein: MAATGRGSNPLVSIIIPHIGPVEILNSCLNSIRQINYPNYQIIIVDNSTKLDPKSLSGYVSNLIFIHNEENLGFAGGCNIGIKKAEGDYVVLLNNDTIVDTNWLGPLVETMEGNANIAACQSRLLSLTNKGKFDYAGAMGGLIDIFGYPFAIGRIFDSLEDDKNNYLENFEVFWTSGCSSIWRKSALDEVGLFDEDFFAHMEEIDLNWRLHLRGYRSCSNFESKVYHHSGYSLGYENWRKMFLNHRNNLVLLLKNYQLKSLLWIYPLRIVMEIATGILFLFLLNWKRSFAVLMAQLYVIKHLAKILKKHKAIQSLRTVQDSQLFEQMFWGSIVWQYYLRRKRIVSEFLKVKSINEKSSTI, from the coding sequence TTGGCTGCAACTGGGAGGGGTTCTAATCCACTTGTTAGTATAATCATACCCCATATTGGGCCGGTAGAAATTTTAAATTCGTGTTTAAATTCTATCAGGCAAATTAATTATCCTAATTACCAAATTATAATTGTTGATAATAGTACAAAATTGGATCCAAAATCCTTATCTGGTTATGTATCCAATTTGATATTCATCCACAATGAAGAGAATCTTGGTTTTGCCGGTGGATGTAATATTGGCATTAAAAAGGCTGAAGGGGATTATGTTGTTTTATTGAATAATGACACTATTGTAGACACCAATTGGTTGGGTCCTCTTGTTGAAACAATGGAGGGAAATGCCAACATTGCTGCTTGTCAAAGTAGATTACTCTCCTTGACGAATAAAGGGAAATTTGACTATGCCGGTGCAATGGGAGGATTAATCGACATTTTTGGCTATCCCTTTGCAATTGGAAGAATTTTTGATTCTTTGGAAGATGATAAAAATAATTATTTGGAAAATTTTGAAGTTTTTTGGACCTCGGGTTGCTCCTCAATTTGGCGAAAATCGGCACTGGATGAAGTAGGCCTGTTTGATGAAGATTTCTTCGCACATATGGAAGAAATTGATTTAAATTGGCGATTACATTTACGTGGTTACCGATCTTGTTCAAATTTCGAATCAAAAGTTTATCATCATTCCGGATATTCTTTGGGTTATGAAAATTGGCGAAAAATGTTTTTAAATCACCGCAATAATTTGGTATTGTTACTTAAGAATTATCAGCTAAAATCATTGTTATGGATCTATCCGCTTCGAATAGTTATGGAAATTGCAACTGGAATTTTGTTTTTATTTTTGTTGAATTGGAAAAGATCCTTTGCAGTTTTAATGGCACAATTATATGTAATCAAGCATTTAGCAAAAATACTTAAAAAGCATAAAGCAATTCAAAGTTTGAGAACTGTACAAGATTCACAATTGTTTGAACAAATGTTTTGGGGGAGTATTGTTTGGCAGTACTACCTTCGTCGAAAAAGGATAGTGTCAGAATTCTTGAAAGTAAAAAGTATAAATGAAAAAAGTTCAACAATTTGA
- a CDS encoding DUF4837 family protein — protein sequence MKNNKLILLVLIFLNFNGCYKTELVRGPDYNIYIFAEYSDWDQLNPVLSEVFNRTIRTPQKEFHFNLVHVNPDSFQYSLPQKQLIFLASLESKGSIADIVKRAVNKPGREEKVKSGESFLFKNTDQWGREQLNLIMISTTISKLEKLIRENSDLIYGTMLEHQQKVVDRFMYRRSENKEASDALLEKYLWKVKVQHDYRLAIEDSAGQFVFLRRRIPERWMFVKWFENSDRNEITEEWYLDMRDSIGVKYYGGDTVNRKYTSSNEINFLGKWCLKIEGLWQNEEKVAGGPFVAYAFYDDNSRRTYVMDCSVFAPDQEKVPLLDQLNAMARTFKTIIEVVREETGG from the coding sequence ATGAAGAACAACAAGCTTATATTACTAGTGCTTATTTTTTTGAATTTTAATGGGTGTTATAAAACGGAGCTTGTAAGAGGTCCTGATTATAATATATATATTTTTGCTGAATATTCGGATTGGGATCAACTCAATCCGGTCCTTTCTGAGGTTTTTAATCGCACGATTAGGACTCCTCAAAAGGAATTTCATTTTAACCTGGTACATGTAAATCCTGATAGTTTCCAATATTCTCTTCCACAAAAACAACTTATTTTTTTAGCCAGTTTAGAATCAAAGGGAAGTATTGCAGATATTGTTAAAAGAGCAGTCAATAAGCCTGGAAGAGAAGAAAAAGTAAAAAGCGGTGAAAGTTTTTTGTTTAAAAATACGGATCAATGGGGTAGAGAACAACTCAACTTAATTATGATATCCACTACCATTTCGAAACTTGAAAAATTAATTCGTGAAAATAGTGACTTAATTTATGGGACGATGCTAGAGCATCAACAGAAAGTTGTTGATCGATTTATGTACCGTAGATCAGAGAACAAAGAGGCTTCAGATGCTTTATTAGAAAAATATTTATGGAAAGTCAAGGTTCAGCATGATTATAGACTGGCGATTGAAGATTCGGCCGGGCAATTTGTTTTTTTAAGAAGACGAATTCCTGAACGATGGATGTTTGTAAAATGGTTCGAGAATAGCGACCGGAATGAAATCACTGAGGAATGGTATCTTGATATGCGGGATAGTATAGGTGTTAAGTATTATGGCGGTGATACTGTGAATCGAAAATACACCAGTAGCAATGAGATTAATTTTTTAGGGAAATGGTGCCTAAAAATTGAAGGATTATGGCAGAATGAAGAAAAAGTAGCAGGTGGTCCGTTTGTGGCGTATGCATTTTATGATGATAATTCCCGGCGAACATATGTGATGGATTGCTCAGTTTTTGCACCTGATCAGGAGAAAGTTCCATTATTGGATCAGTTAAATGCAATGGCCAGAACATTTAAGACAATAATAGAAGTAGTGCGTGAGGAAACGGGTGGCTGA
- the purE gene encoding 5-(carboxyamino)imidazole ribonucleotide mutase, translated as MERFNKILVSVIIGSQSDEEIMQSCTKHLDYFGISNEMKVLSAHRNPDALQEYLSQLEMRETKIIIAAAGMAAHLPGVIASKTIVPVIGVPLPGSHLNGVDALYSIVQMPAGIPVATVAVGKAGATNAAVLAAEILALCDGDITDKLRTFRKQGSKI; from the coding sequence ATGGAAAGATTCAATAAAATTCTTGTTAGTGTGATTATCGGAAGTCAATCGGATGAAGAGATCATGCAATCTTGTACGAAACATTTGGATTATTTTGGTATCTCAAATGAAATGAAAGTTCTTTCTGCTCATCGGAATCCTGATGCGTTGCAGGAATATTTATCACAATTGGAGATGCGTGAGACTAAAATAATTATAGCTGCTGCTGGGATGGCTGCTCATTTACCGGGAGTGATCGCCTCAAAAACAATAGTACCCGTGATAGGGGTACCATTGCCCGGATCTCATTTAAACGGGGTTGATGCTCTTTACTCTATTGTTCAAATGCCAGCCGGAATTCCTGTTGCCACGGTAGCTGTTGGAAAAGCAGGCGCGACGAATGCAGCAGTTCTTGCGGCAGAAATATTAGCCCTATGTGATGGTGATATTACTGACAAATTAAGGACGTTTCGTAAACAGGGTTCTAAGATATAA
- the rfbD gene encoding dTDP-4-dehydrorhamnose reductase — protein MKKVLIVGCNGLLGQKAIIELTQKYELCGADLSSESIHKEISYFRMDITDPKTVEAVIQESEPDIIFNASAYTAVDRAEIEKEICYAVNVVGVQNLARICFKENIKLLHISTDYVFDGYKGNYNELDPATPINYYGQSKLDGEKAVLDSGCEFLIGRTAVLFGYGHNIQSNFVLWVLTELRNDNSIRVVDDQIGNPTIADYLAYSCRELLEKEATGLFHLAGDKPISRYDLAIAVAKEFNCDPNFITRIKTSEFKQLAKRPLNVGLNVLKVQDTYGINMFSLNDSLKKLNQTMGEF, from the coding sequence TTGAAAAAAGTATTAATTGTTGGGTGTAATGGTCTTTTGGGGCAAAAAGCCATTATTGAACTAACTCAAAAATATGAACTCTGTGGTGCAGATTTAAGTTCGGAATCCATCCACAAGGAAATTTCATATTTCAGGATGGATATAACAGATCCGAAAACTGTTGAGGCCGTAATTCAGGAATCTGAACCGGACATCATTTTTAACGCTTCTGCATATACTGCTGTTGACCGCGCTGAGATTGAAAAAGAAATTTGTTATGCGGTTAATGTTGTTGGTGTACAAAATCTTGCCAGGATATGTTTTAAGGAAAACATAAAACTTTTACACATTTCTACAGATTATGTATTTGATGGTTACAAAGGAAATTATAACGAATTGGATCCTGCAACCCCAATTAATTATTACGGTCAATCTAAACTCGATGGCGAAAAAGCCGTCCTTGATAGCGGTTGTGAATTCTTGATTGGTAGAACGGCAGTGCTTTTTGGATATGGCCATAATATTCAATCTAATTTTGTCCTTTGGGTGTTAACAGAACTTAGAAATGATAATTCTATTCGAGTAGTTGATGATCAAATTGGAAATCCAACTATTGCAGATTATTTAGCATACTCTTGTCGAGAATTGCTGGAAAAGGAAGCTACCGGCTTGTTCCATTTAGCAGGTGATAAACCAATTTCCAGGTATGATTTGGCCATTGCTGTTGCAAAAGAATTTAACTGTGATCCAAACTTTATCACGAGAATAAAAACCAGCGAATTTAAACAATTAGCAAAAAGACCACTTAATGTTGGCCTTAATGTTTTAAAAGTTCAAGATACATACGGTATTAACATGTTTTCCCTTAATGATAGTTTAAAAAAATTAAATCAGACCATGGGTGAGTTCTAA
- a CDS encoding polyprenol monophosphomannose synthase — protein sequence MKDKNCQVIIPTYNEANNIREIIDEIFSLKIPNLDILVVDDNSPDNTAGLVKDHQKNYKNLQLLEREKKMGLGSAYVFGFQESLKNGYDYIFEMDADFSHEPREIPNFITAIQDNDLVIGSRYIQGVNVINWPLSRLILSYGANFYTRIVTGLKIKDSTSGFKCFRRSVLENINLEKIDSDGYSFQIEMNFKAWKKGFRIKEIPIVFVDRVLGTSKMSKKIVREAILEVWRLKLLQIFGKVE from the coding sequence ATGAAGGATAAAAACTGCCAGGTTATTATTCCTACTTATAATGAAGCAAATAATATTCGCGAAATTATAGATGAAATATTTTCTTTAAAAATTCCAAACCTTGATATTTTAGTTGTTGATGACAATTCTCCCGATAACACGGCCGGTTTAGTAAAGGATCACCAAAAAAACTACAAGAATCTACAACTTCTTGAAAGAGAAAAAAAGATGGGATTGGGTTCTGCCTATGTTTTCGGTTTCCAGGAATCATTAAAAAATGGATATGATTATATTTTTGAAATGGATGCTGATTTTTCGCATGAACCCCGGGAAATTCCGAATTTCATAACAGCGATTCAAGATAACGATCTTGTTATTGGATCCAGGTACATCCAGGGAGTAAATGTGATCAATTGGCCGCTAAGTCGTCTGATTTTAAGTTATGGAGCAAATTTTTATACACGGATTGTAACAGGACTAAAAATCAAAGATAGCACCAGTGGTTTTAAATGTTTTCGACGATCAGTTTTGGAGAATATTAACCTTGAAAAAATTGATTCAGACGGATATTCTTTTCAGATCGAAATGAATTTTAAAGCCTGGAAAAAAGGATTTAGAATCAAAGAAATACCAATCGTTTTTGTGGATCGAGTTTTAGGTACTTCTAAAATGTCCAAAAAAATTGTTAGGGAAGCAATTTTGGAAGTATGGCGGCTCAAATTATTGCAAATATTTGGTAAGGTTGAATAG
- a CDS encoding glycosyltransferase has translation MSKPVLSIIIVSYNVREFLYQTINSVQRSLQGISSEIIVVDNASWDGSAAMVQKDFPEVNLISNTTNVGFAKANNLAIDESQGEYLIFLNPDTIVQEDTFQTLLDFFSQHPKAGVVGCKILNPDGSLQLSCRRSIPTPWVGFTKLVGLSKLFPKSKLFGKYNLTYLNPDEITEVEAISGSFMMTSRTIINHVGRFDDRFFMYGEDLDLCHRVYNAGWKIYYVPTTQIIHYKGSSSTEAQFDTLLQFYRAMLLFVRKHFKAKYFLFPQWILVLGIGLRGFMSFVHNLFLKFKWSFVDLFFLNFSLMIAIYLRFGSLVHWQAYLMVTLIYSSVWLTVFYFFELSNIRKFSVANAVGAVLLGLVLNSAITFFAKSFAFSRIVVLLAGILNLFFIPGWRWAIYRLAKKSRSPLFDRIRNSVIERRTMIVGDGSSLSNLVKKLKESHLTDSKIVALLLTDSNVYNLNGAATLPLFFDIDHLPRHIRELEVNEVVFSPDSLAYEKIFSLISQSQDLGVDFRIASNDMGVLIGAESLERLEGISLVEIRYRLLRPSYRFLKRLVDWTFALPILLVSIPAWPILFLQGNRLRKIPIFTRIGENDLDPQDFSLQQDTINLKTPKKVFVFCKKNRLPKSRLQMVPILFYVLKGDLTLIGSEFQFEMEQLTSINTRINLKPGLISIYEMGKDQQTSLEHEEKLAVQYLKNYSPMLDLEILFRSTSKRKLE, from the coding sequence ATGTCAAAGCCTGTGTTATCAATAATCATAGTGAGTTACAATGTCAGGGAGTTTCTCTATCAAACCATTAATTCAGTCCAAAGATCTTTACAGGGAATATCATCTGAAATAATCGTTGTTGATAATGCCTCATGGGACGGTAGTGCAGCGATGGTCCAAAAAGATTTTCCTGAAGTTAATTTAATTTCAAACACAACAAATGTCGGATTTGCAAAAGCAAACAATTTAGCGATTGATGAAAGTCAAGGGGAATATCTCATATTTCTCAATCCAGATACGATAGTCCAGGAAGATACTTTTCAAACATTACTCGATTTCTTTTCACAACATCCAAAAGCTGGAGTTGTTGGTTGCAAAATACTCAATCCTGATGGTAGTTTACAACTTTCTTGTCGAAGGAGTATTCCTACACCTTGGGTCGGATTCACTAAATTAGTAGGTCTTAGCAAGCTTTTCCCCAAAAGCAAATTATTTGGTAAGTACAATTTAACATATTTGAATCCTGATGAAATTACGGAAGTTGAAGCCATTTCAGGATCATTTATGATGACGTCAAGAACCATCATTAACCACGTGGGGCGGTTCGATGATCGATTTTTTATGTATGGGGAAGATTTGGATTTATGCCACCGGGTGTATAATGCCGGTTGGAAAATCTACTATGTTCCTACAACACAGATTATTCATTATAAAGGCTCAAGTTCTACAGAAGCTCAATTTGATACTTTGCTTCAATTTTACCGTGCGATGCTTTTATTTGTGCGCAAACATTTCAAAGCCAAGTATTTTCTGTTTCCTCAATGGATTTTGGTTTTGGGTATTGGATTACGAGGATTTATGTCTTTTGTTCATAATTTGTTTCTAAAGTTTAAGTGGTCATTTGTCGATTTATTCTTCTTGAATTTTTCCTTGATGATTGCCATATATCTCCGTTTTGGATCATTAGTCCACTGGCAAGCGTACCTAATGGTCACCTTGATTTATTCATCTGTTTGGTTGACAGTATTTTATTTCTTTGAGCTTTCTAACATTCGGAAATTTTCTGTGGCAAATGCTGTAGGAGCTGTATTGCTTGGTTTAGTGTTGAATTCGGCAATTACATTTTTTGCTAAATCATTTGCTTTCTCACGGATTGTTGTTTTACTTGCAGGCATACTAAATTTATTTTTTATTCCAGGTTGGAGATGGGCAATATATCGACTTGCAAAGAAAAGCAGATCTCCACTTTTCGATCGCATCAGGAATAGCGTAATAGAAAGAAGAACAATGATTGTTGGGGATGGAAGTTCTCTTTCCAATTTGGTGAAAAAGCTAAAAGAATCTCATTTAACTGATTCAAAAATTGTTGCTTTGCTATTAACGGATTCTAATGTTTACAATCTTAACGGAGCTGCAACCCTGCCTCTTTTTTTCGATATAGACCATCTTCCGAGACACATTCGAGAACTCGAAGTCAATGAAGTGGTTTTTAGTCCGGATTCTCTTGCATATGAAAAGATCTTTAGTTTAATTTCACAATCCCAAGATTTGGGTGTAGACTTTAGAATTGCTTCTAACGACATGGGTGTTCTTATCGGTGCCGAATCATTGGAGAGATTAGAAGGAATTTCATTAGTCGAAATTCGATATCGACTACTTAGACCAAGCTACCGTTTTTTAAAGAGATTAGTGGATTGGACATTTGCCTTGCCTATTTTGTTAGTCAGTATACCAGCCTGGCCCATCCTATTTCTGCAAGGAAATCGATTAAGAAAAATTCCAATTTTTACCAGGATAGGAGAAAATGATTTAGATCCACAGGATTTTTCTCTGCAACAAGACACAATTAATTTGAAAACTCCCAAGAAAGTGTTTGTTTTCTGCAAAAAGAACAGACTACCTAAATCCAGATTGCAAATGGTGCCAATTCTTTTTTATGTTTTAAAAGGCGATTTGACATTGATTGGCAGCGAATTTCAATTTGAGATGGAACAGTTAACTTCAATTAATACTAGAATTAATCTAAAACCCGGTTTAATTTCAATTTATGAAATGGGAAAAGATCAACAGACATCGTTAGAACATGAAGAGAAATTAGCTGTACAATATTTGAAAAATTATTCACCTATGCTTGATCTGGAAATACTTTTTAGATCTACTTCTAAAAGGAAATTAGAATGA
- a CDS encoding acetyl-CoA carboxylase carboxyltransferase subunit alpha produces the protein MTEFIFEFEKPIIELERKIQEIKELSFVENGKMTDELVRLEKKARKLRQDIYSKLTRWQRVQLARHPQRPYTLDLIERMMDDFMELHGDRYFSDDPAIVSGIGQLDHFKVAIIGHQKGRSTKEKLYRNFGMPNPEGYRKALRIMHLAEKFHLPIICLIDTPGAYCGIGAEERGQAQAIARNLFEMSKLKVPIVNAVIGEGASGGALGIGIGDRLIMFENTWYSVISPEGCAAILWRDTSKAELAADAMRITANDMLEMKMADEVIAEPVGGAHRDHDGTADILKEALLRHLNELKEVPVDDLVENRIERYRTIGEWKEK, from the coding sequence ATGACAGAATTTATTTTTGAATTTGAAAAACCAATTATTGAACTTGAAAGAAAAATTCAGGAAATCAAAGAACTTAGTTTTGTCGAAAATGGGAAAATGACAGATGAATTAGTTCGCCTTGAAAAAAAAGCCCGGAAATTACGGCAAGACATTTATTCTAAACTAACCCGGTGGCAAAGGGTCCAGCTCGCTCGACATCCTCAAAGACCATATACTTTAGACTTAATCGAAAGAATGATGGACGATTTTATGGAATTACATGGCGATCGATATTTCTCCGATGATCCGGCAATTGTTTCTGGAATTGGGCAGCTGGATCATTTTAAAGTTGCTATAATTGGGCATCAAAAGGGAAGATCAACCAAGGAAAAATTGTATAGAAATTTTGGAATGCCAAATCCCGAGGGCTATAGAAAAGCATTAAGAATTATGCATCTTGCGGAAAAATTCCATTTGCCAATTATTTGTTTGATTGACACACCCGGGGCGTATTGCGGCATCGGAGCGGAAGAAAGGGGACAGGCCCAGGCAATTGCAAGAAACCTATTTGAAATGTCTAAGCTTAAAGTGCCAATTGTTAATGCTGTAATAGGTGAGGGAGCGAGTGGCGGCGCTTTAGGAATTGGGATAGGCGATAGATTGATTATGTTTGAAAACACCTGGTACTCCGTGATATCTCCTGAAGGTTGTGCAGCTATTCTATGGAGGGATACTTCTAAAGCGGAACTTGCTGCTGATGCAATGCGAATTACAGCAAATGATATGTTAGAAATGAAAATGGCTGATGAAGTAATTGCCGAACCTGTCGGGGGAGCCCATAGAGACCATGACGGGACTGCAGATATTCTGAAAGAAGCTTTGTTGAGACATTTGAATGAATTGAAAGAAGTGCCAGTTGATGATTTAGTTGAGAATAGAATAGAAAGATACCGCACTATTGGAGAGTGGAAAGAAAAATGA
- a CDS encoding acyl-CoA thioesterase encodes MITSTTKIRVRYAETDRMQFAHHTRYFEWFECARTELLREIGYSYKSVEDDGTFLPLVEANCKYIQPALYDDILEIHTSLKSLPRSTLKLDYQIIRSEDQILLAEAFTIHAMTNKNGRPIKPPIKFLNFIKENI; translated from the coding sequence ATGATTACTTCAACAACCAAAATCCGCGTTCGATATGCCGAAACGGATAGAATGCAGTTTGCCCATCACACAAGGTACTTCGAGTGGTTTGAATGTGCAAGGACAGAACTATTGCGTGAGATCGGTTATTCTTATAAATCCGTTGAAGATGATGGCACATTTTTGCCTTTAGTTGAAGCTAACTGCAAATATATCCAACCCGCATTATATGATGATATCCTAGAAATTCATACGAGTTTAAAGAGTCTCCCCAGGTCAACATTAAAACTGGATTATCAAATCATACGTTCAGAAGATCAAATTCTATTAGCAGAAGCATTCACTATTCATGCGATGACCAATAAAAATGGCAGGCCTATTAAGCCGCCAATAAAATTTTTAAATTTCATTAAAGAAAATATTTAA
- a CDS encoding Trm112 family protein — MLDKELLDILACPKCKGNLEYDKENEKLICHTCRLKYNIKDSIPIMLIEEAEPF, encoded by the coding sequence ATGCTGGATAAAGAATTGCTGGATATTTTGGCTTGTCCAAAATGTAAAGGAAACCTGGAATACGACAAAGAAAACGAAAAATTGATTTGCCATACTTGTCGTTTAAAATACAACATCAAAGACAGCATACCCATAATGCTCATTGAAGAAGCAGAGCCATTTTAG
- a CDS encoding HNH endonuclease, whose product MNKQVLILNQNYEPMTISSVRKAIILLYLGKANLVERYDSLVIRSVTLELPMPSVVRLGCFINVPRKRILLSRKNIMKRDRFSCQYCGTSTKPLTVDHVIPKERGGVDTWQNLVAACEKCNFKKGNKTPEEADMILRKIPQKPNYLFFIQNFFGAVEDRWRPYLFLPD is encoded by the coding sequence ATTAACAAACAGGTTTTGATTCTTAATCAAAACTATGAACCAATGACGATTTCCTCGGTAAGGAAAGCCATTATTTTGCTTTATCTTGGGAAAGCTAATCTGGTGGAACGATATGATTCATTGGTAATCCGCTCTGTTACTCTTGAACTACCAATGCCAAGTGTAGTCCGCCTAGGGTGTTTTATTAATGTTCCTAGAAAGAGAATACTACTATCGCGTAAAAATATAATGAAACGAGATCGATTTTCCTGTCAATATTGTGGCACTTCTACCAAGCCGTTAACGGTGGACCATGTAATTCCAAAAGAAAGAGGGGGGGTGGATACTTGGCAAAACCTGGTTGCAGCATGCGAAAAATGTAATTTTAAAAAGGGAAATAAAACGCCAGAAGAAGCGGATATGATACTTCGGAAAATCCCTCAAAAACCGAATTATTTGTTTTTTATTCAGAATTTTTTTGGAGCTGTTGAAGACCGTTGGAGACCATATCTTTTCCTTCCTGATTAA
- the trpS gene encoding tryptophan--tRNA ligase, with product MELKKRILSGMRPSGKLHLGNYTGALENWIKLQNEYESFHFVADWHNLTTDFQHTGNIWQDSIDMVIDWLAAGINPEKTTIFIQSLIKEHAELHLLFSMLVTVARLERNPTVKEQIRELHLEDKVSYGHLGYPILQSADILMYRAHAVPVGEDQVPHVELTREIARRFNKTYGKVFPVPKVLLTKFSRLPGLDRAKMSKSKGNTILLSDTPDEINKKVRTAITDPAKIRMGDPGHPEICTIFTYHKKFNPQELPEIERDCRSGVLGCVDCKNNLASKLSNILEPIREKRKKLEKDKSFIRDVIISGNKKASSEAKITMEQVRESVKIGNFSEIV from the coding sequence ATGGAATTGAAAAAACGTATTTTAAGTGGAATGCGTCCGTCGGGTAAACTACATTTGGGGAATTATACAGGTGCACTGGAAAATTGGATTAAATTGCAAAATGAATATGAAAGCTTTCATTTTGTTGCAGATTGGCACAACCTTACGACTGACTTTCAGCATACCGGTAATATTTGGCAAGACTCAATTGATATGGTAATCGATTGGTTAGCTGCCGGAATCAATCCCGAAAAAACCACGATTTTTATTCAATCTCTCATTAAAGAGCATGCAGAATTACATCTTCTGTTTTCCATGCTAGTCACGGTGGCCCGGTTAGAGCGAAATCCAACAGTTAAAGAGCAAATTCGAGAGTTACACTTGGAAGATAAGGTCTCCTACGGCCATCTTGGTTACCCGATTTTGCAATCGGCAGATATTTTGATGTATCGAGCTCATGCAGTTCCTGTAGGTGAAGATCAGGTGCCCCATGTAGAATTGACAAGGGAAATTGCAAGAAGGTTTAATAAAACTTATGGAAAAGTATTCCCGGTGCCTAAAGTCTTGCTAACAAAATTTAGCCGTCTGCCAGGGTTAGATAGGGCAAAAATGAGTAAATCAAAAGGCAATACAATTTTATTATCAGATACTCCTGATGAAATTAATAAAAAAGTTAGAACTGCAATTACCGATCCGGCAAAAATTCGCATGGGTGATCCTGGACATCCTGAAATATGTACAATTTTCACATATCATAAAAAGTTCAATCCTCAGGAACTTCCGGAAATTGAACGAGATTGTCGCAGTGGAGTGCTTGGTTGTGTAGATTGTAAAAACAATTTAGCGAGCAAACTGAGTAATATTCTAGAACCAATCCGTGAAAAAAGAAAGAAATTAGAAAAAGATAAGTCTTTTATCCGGGATGTTATTATTTCGGGTAATAAGAAAGCATCTAGCGAAGCTAAAATCACAATGGAACAAGTTCGAGAATCTGTAAAAATTGGTAATTTCTCTGAAATAGTATAG
- a CDS encoding segregation/condensation protein A, producing MAYRIKLQNFEGPLDLLLFLLKKNELNIYDIPIALITQQYLQYIQIMQTLDLEVASEFIVMAATLIRIKSKLLLPKPDIEEEMEEIDPRQELIERLIEYRKYKQIALELSTREDKYCKLHKRENYQFDFLEDEEQSLDSSQVTLFDLISAFREVTLRYENQPIHQIHTPSISVDEQYEFIKTLINSRDQLSFSELMDEVHLKTRAVLVATFIAMLELIKNSIIQIRQSKPFSEIWIFGISSNN from the coding sequence ATGGCATATCGCATTAAACTACAAAATTTTGAAGGCCCCCTTGATTTATTACTTTTTTTGCTCAAAAAAAATGAATTGAATATTTATGATATTCCAATTGCTCTCATTACTCAGCAGTATTTGCAATATATCCAAATTATGCAAACCCTGGATTTGGAAGTTGCCAGTGAATTTATTGTAATGGCAGCTACTCTGATTCGAATAAAATCCAAATTGCTGTTACCTAAACCTGATATTGAAGAGGAAATGGAAGAAATTGATCCAAGACAGGAATTAATTGAACGATTAATTGAATATCGTAAATACAAACAAATTGCGCTTGAACTATCTACAAGAGAAGATAAATATTGCAAATTACATAAAAGGGAAAACTATCAATTTGATTTTTTAGAAGACGAAGAACAAAGTTTGGATTCTAGCCAAGTTACATTATTTGATTTAATAAGTGCTTTTCGTGAAGTAACTCTAAGGTACGAAAATCAGCCAATTCATCAAATACACACTCCATCAATTAGTGTAGATGAACAGTATGAATTTATAAAAACATTGATCAATAGCCGCGATCAATTGAGTTTTTCGGAATTAATGGATGAAGTTCACCTCAAGACTCGTGCTGTTCTGGTTGCGACATTTATCGCAATGCTAGAACTCATCAAGAATAGTATTATTCAAATAAGACAATCAAAACCGTTTTCTGAAATTTGGATATTTGGGATTAGTTCCAATAATTAA